From Rhodococcus sp. B7740, one genomic window encodes:
- a CDS encoding DsbA family oxidoreductase has protein sequence MKCTVHRSLRRGQERQLAITITNWADLRCPWCWIGHRQLGRALGRLESGTRVEYRSFLLEPAGPTRAGITVREAALSSWGFDEERWVAHSGTIVAGGTSESLTINIDTALVVDSRNAHRLLKLVADRELNRFDAWDALYSRHFEFNDDIADWTVLRSVGEQVGLAGGDITMLVETDEYSAAVDDDIRDAAALGISSIPTVLADSVRITGDPSVGLDRVEGRPAVGR, from the coding sequence AGGTCAGGAGAGACAATTGGCTATAACGATCACGAATTGGGCGGACCTTCGGTGCCCATGGTGCTGGATTGGACATCGACAACTGGGGCGGGCACTGGGTCGTCTCGAATCCGGCACGCGGGTCGAGTACAGGAGCTTTCTGCTCGAACCGGCCGGTCCAACTCGCGCCGGCATCACCGTTCGGGAAGCGGCGCTGTCCTCGTGGGGCTTCGACGAAGAGCGGTGGGTAGCTCACAGCGGGACGATCGTGGCGGGCGGTACATCGGAATCGCTCACCATCAACATCGACACCGCGTTGGTAGTCGACTCGCGCAATGCGCACCGACTGCTGAAGCTGGTGGCGGATCGAGAGTTGAACAGATTCGACGCGTGGGATGCCCTGTATTCGAGGCACTTCGAGTTCAACGACGATATCGCGGATTGGACGGTGCTCCGCTCGGTCGGCGAACAGGTGGGCCTGGCGGGCGGCGACATCACGATGCTTGTAGAGACCGACGAGTACTCGGCCGCCGTCGACGACGATATACGCGACGCGGCCGCGCTCGGCATCAGCTCGATTCCGACTGTTCTTGCCGACTCGGTGAGAATCACTGGTGATCCGAGCGTCGGTCTCGATCGGGTCGAAGGTCGCCCGGCGGTCGGCCGATGA
- a CDS encoding MFS transporter: MTDWVDRPSSPLSREHRPLIIGLLGTMTFIAFESFAITTALPVIVDDFDADRWYSLAYASTLTAALVGMTIGGNWADRRGVRVPMAVGGTAFLVGIALCVVAPTIELFVAGRLLQGFGGGINSVVLYVVIAQCIPAELHSRTFGLLTAAWLLPGISGPLLAGVLVEFVGWRTVFALAFVGSGVSLTILLVAVRGSVQLRNGTAVFGSRGIWSMVAAAGVLALHLAGQQKVPILVLGSSCAVSLIGLSATRLLPQGTFRFRPGIPRATVLRGLLGATVAATDIYLPLYLQRQLGYSPSSSGLIVALGAIGWIAGAWLQGRSAGGGGSALVPRAVVLVFVGPVGAWLFIAGAIPVPALVVACIVMGTGMGLAYPRITATVLAKSTEAEYGANSSGLQISESMNQSILIAVSGAVLSLAIAHEFLIAYTLIAGVGGAAVLVARRPDSSLRRSHC; the protein is encoded by the coding sequence ATGACCGACTGGGTGGACCGTCCTTCGAGCCCGCTGTCGAGAGAACATCGGCCGCTGATCATCGGCCTGCTGGGAACGATGACGTTCATTGCGTTCGAGTCGTTCGCAATCACGACTGCTCTGCCCGTGATCGTCGATGACTTCGATGCCGATCGCTGGTATTCGCTTGCGTATGCCTCGACACTGACCGCAGCTCTGGTGGGGATGACAATTGGGGGAAATTGGGCCGACCGACGCGGTGTCAGGGTCCCGATGGCAGTGGGCGGTACTGCCTTTCTCGTCGGGATTGCGCTCTGTGTGGTGGCACCCACGATCGAGCTCTTCGTGGCAGGTCGGCTGCTGCAGGGGTTCGGCGGCGGAATCAACTCTGTGGTCTTGTACGTAGTCATTGCACAGTGCATCCCAGCCGAGCTGCATTCTCGAACCTTCGGGCTGTTGACGGCTGCGTGGCTTCTACCCGGAATTTCGGGACCGCTGCTCGCCGGTGTACTCGTCGAGTTCGTCGGTTGGCGAACGGTGTTCGCGCTGGCTTTCGTCGGATCCGGGGTGTCCTTGACGATACTGCTTGTCGCGGTCCGTGGTTCGGTCCAGTTACGTAACGGCACAGCAGTATTCGGAAGTCGAGGAATATGGTCGATGGTTGCAGCGGCGGGCGTGCTCGCGCTGCACCTCGCCGGTCAGCAGAAAGTTCCCATTCTTGTCCTGGGCAGCTCGTGCGCCGTTTCGTTGATCGGGTTGTCGGCAACACGCCTTCTTCCCCAGGGCACGTTCAGGTTTCGACCTGGCATTCCTCGCGCGACCGTGCTGCGTGGATTGCTGGGTGCGACCGTTGCGGCAACGGACATCTATCTGCCTCTCTACCTCCAGCGCCAGCTCGGTTACAGTCCCAGTTCGTCCGGCCTGATCGTTGCCCTCGGAGCGATCGGATGGATTGCCGGAGCCTGGCTGCAGGGTAGAAGCGCCGGCGGTGGTGGTTCCGCTCTGGTACCGAGAGCAGTAGTGCTGGTGTTCGTCGGTCCTGTCGGCGCGTGGTTGTTCATCGCCGGAGCGATACCGGTACCTGCTCTGGTGGTCGCATGCATTGTCATGGGGACAGGAATGGGGCTGGCGTACCCGCGAATCACCGCCACTGTTCTGGCGAAGTCGACGGAGGCCGAATACGGTGCCAACAGTTCCGGTCTACAGATCTCGGAGTCGATGAACCAATCGATCTTGATCGCGGTCTCAGGAGCGGTGTTGTCGCTCGCGATCGCGCACGAGTTCCTGATCGCTTACACGCTGATTGCTGGTGTCGGCGGTGCCGCCGTTCTCGTTGCGCGTCGACCCGACTCGAGCCTGAGACGGAGTCACTGCTGA
- a CDS encoding NADP-dependent oxidoreductase gives MINTMRAVAIDEHGPASVLKTRTLARPTPNPGEVLVKIRVAGVQLTDAAIREGWVPPGAKIEFPQILGNEFAGTVEALGADVHQFAVGDDVLGYRVLGCYAENVSVPTDQIVAKPSKVSWRTAGSLSASGQTAHTALERLGARAGETLLVHGAAGGVGSMAVQLALHRGLRVIGTASRDNHPYLKQMGAVAVTYGEGQIERIVAAAPEGVDVVLDAAGHENLRTAVDLTSDRSRIGTIVDMALAKELNCQWISSDRSADRLRELVDLCATGQLRVTVRAAYLLEETGQAHRDVETGHGRGKVVLLVDEGS, from the coding sequence ATGATCAACACGATGCGCGCCGTTGCGATCGACGAACACGGACCCGCATCGGTGCTGAAGACCCGAACGCTGGCCCGTCCGACTCCGAATCCGGGAGAGGTGCTGGTCAAGATTCGAGTGGCCGGTGTGCAACTGACCGATGCGGCGATTCGGGAAGGGTGGGTACCGCCGGGCGCGAAGATCGAGTTTCCGCAGATTCTCGGCAACGAATTTGCGGGAACCGTCGAGGCGCTCGGTGCGGATGTCCACCAGTTCGCGGTCGGTGACGACGTTCTGGGATATCGAGTTCTCGGCTGCTACGCGGAGAACGTGAGCGTTCCGACCGACCAGATTGTAGCCAAGCCCTCTAAAGTTTCCTGGCGCACGGCGGGGTCGCTGTCCGCGTCGGGTCAGACGGCCCACACCGCCCTGGAACGGTTGGGCGCGCGGGCAGGTGAAACTTTGCTGGTCCATGGGGCAGCGGGTGGGGTGGGTTCGATGGCGGTTCAGTTGGCGCTTCATCGAGGCCTGCGGGTGATCGGTACGGCGAGTCGAGACAATCACCCGTATCTGAAGCAGATGGGCGCTGTTGCAGTGACTTACGGTGAGGGCCAGATCGAACGAATCGTGGCAGCGGCTCCGGAAGGAGTCGATGTGGTGCTCGACGCGGCCGGGCATGAGAACCTGCGCACCGCAGTCGATCTGACGTCCGACCGTTCCCGCATCGGAACAATCGTCGACATGGCACTGGCAAAAGAGCTGAATTGCCAATGGATTTCGAGCGATCGATCGGCCGACCGTCTGCGCGAACTCGTCGATCTGTGCGCAACCGGACAGTTGCGCGTCACAGTCAGGGCCGCGTACTTGCTCGAGGAGACCGGCCAGGCGCATCGTGACGTCGAGACCGGACACGGGCGCGGCAAGGTCGTGTTGCTCGTCGATGAAGGAAGCTGA